A genomic stretch from Halobellus sp. LT62 includes:
- the pstC gene encoding phosphate ABC transporter permease subunit PstC, protein MSTDELATDITRQTENSPRELLTRTFFFLCAGLSIVTTISIVVLLVTEAAKFFTITAPLMGVTGETASLIDFLTGTTWQINSGEFGVLTLVSATVMITLGSAVIAIPLGVATAIYLSEYASTRARSVLKPALEILAGVPTVVYGFFALIYITPALSVVFPSIGTFNMLSASIVVGVMIIPMVASISEDAMSAVPDDLRQAGYGMGATKFDVATGIVVPAALSGIFSSFILALSRAIGETMAVTIAAGSRAQFLNPLNPASFLEGSLPMTAAMVQLLLGDITGGGLAYRSLFAIGLVLFVITLIMNVISDFVAQRYREEY, encoded by the coding sequence ATGAGCACGGACGAACTGGCGACGGACATCACGAGACAGACGGAGAACTCGCCGCGGGAGCTGTTGACGCGGACGTTCTTCTTCCTGTGTGCGGGCCTCTCTATCGTGACGACGATCAGCATCGTCGTCCTCCTCGTGACGGAGGCCGCGAAGTTCTTCACGATCACCGCGCCGTTGATGGGCGTCACCGGCGAGACCGCCTCGCTGATCGACTTTCTCACCGGAACGACGTGGCAGATCAACAGCGGCGAGTTCGGCGTTCTCACGCTCGTTTCGGCGACCGTGATGATCACGCTCGGCTCCGCCGTCATCGCGATTCCGCTCGGGGTCGCAACGGCGATCTACCTCAGCGAGTACGCGAGCACGCGCGCGAGATCGGTACTGAAGCCGGCGCTGGAGATCCTCGCCGGTGTCCCGACGGTCGTCTACGGTTTTTTCGCGCTCATCTACATCACGCCCGCGCTCTCGGTGGTCTTCCCGAGCATCGGGACGTTCAATATGCTGTCTGCGAGCATCGTCGTCGGCGTGATGATCATCCCGATGGTCGCCTCGATCAGCGAGGACGCGATGTCGGCGGTGCCCGACGACCTCCGACAGGCTGGCTACGGGATGGGCGCGACGAAGTTCGACGTCGCGACCGGCATCGTCGTCCCGGCGGCGCTCTCGGGGATCTTCTCGTCGTTCATCCTCGCGCTCTCTCGCGCGATCGGCGAAACGATGGCCGTGACGATCGCCGCGGGGTCGCGAGCGCAGTTCCTGAACCCGCTCAATCCGGCCTCCTTCCTCGAAGGATCGCTTCCGATGACGGCCGCGATGGTGCAGTTACTCCTCGGCGACATCACCGGCGGCGGTCTCGCGTACCGCAGCCTGTTCGCCATCGGTCTCGTCCTCTTCGTCATCACCCTGATAATGAACGTGATCAGCGACTTCGTCGCTCAGCGATACCGGGAGGAGTACTGA
- the pstA gene encoding phosphate ABC transporter permease PstA, producing MATTTESGEIEGFGQVSRTVGTVFRYLLLAATMFGIVMLGVLLLYVANDAIQPLTADPGWYLAFFLALVAPSVAVGWTVRRRDREAFSFGALLVGMLVVSLMFSGGVALLVIDVVPPLVALAYAIGIAVPVGLAVVLTQQAHRISFTPRLVATTALFYLSLFGLPGPVGEVIGAPQVLPSLVAAIQSIPVIPVDWMMVAAVVGGGSAAAIGAYVAGVRDTTAGLYAAGAAFAAAVLAGAFGPAAGVNSVPAVVVTAIAFVPTGAYAWRGAFAEDGSPLGLIFAATVVGGALVGALAVDLFGFAGPQAWVDWQFLTSAHSGTAENAGLYPAIGGSILLMSTVAALSFPLGVGAAVYLEEYAPDNALTRFVDVNISNLAGVPSVVYGLLGLGIFVTYLGQSAGTVLVGGATLALLILPIVIISSREAIRSVPSDMRQASYGMGATRWQTVKKVVLPEAFPGILTGTILALGRAIGETAPLIMIGAPNVVFALPDALGAKVSAMPLQVYAWSGLFASEDFYTKAVPAGVVVLLAVLLAMNSVAIVLRNKFERTG from the coding sequence ATGGCGACCACCACCGAATCGGGCGAGATAGAGGGCTTCGGGCAGGTCAGTCGAACCGTCGGCACCGTCTTCCGCTACCTGCTGTTGGCGGCGACGATGTTCGGCATCGTGATGCTGGGAGTGCTCTTGCTCTACGTCGCCAACGACGCGATCCAGCCGCTGACCGCCGATCCGGGCTGGTATCTCGCGTTCTTCCTCGCGCTCGTCGCTCCGAGCGTCGCCGTCGGGTGGACGGTTCGACGACGCGACCGCGAGGCGTTCAGTTTCGGCGCGTTACTCGTCGGAATGCTCGTCGTTTCGCTGATGTTCAGCGGAGGCGTCGCCCTGCTCGTTATCGACGTCGTTCCGCCGCTGGTCGCGCTGGCGTACGCGATCGGGATCGCGGTTCCCGTCGGGCTCGCGGTCGTCCTCACCCAACAGGCCCACCGGATCTCGTTCACGCCCCGGTTGGTCGCGACGACGGCGCTGTTTTACCTCTCGCTGTTCGGTCTTCCGGGGCCGGTCGGCGAGGTTATCGGTGCCCCACAGGTCCTCCCGAGCCTCGTCGCGGCGATCCAGTCGATTCCGGTTATCCCGGTCGACTGGATGATGGTCGCCGCGGTTGTCGGCGGCGGGTCGGCCGCGGCGATCGGCGCGTACGTCGCCGGGGTTCGCGACACCACCGCCGGTCTCTACGCGGCGGGCGCGGCCTTCGCCGCCGCGGTCCTCGCCGGCGCATTCGGTCCCGCCGCCGGCGTCAACTCGGTGCCGGCGGTCGTCGTCACCGCGATCGCGTTCGTTCCCACGGGCGCGTACGCGTGGCGCGGCGCGTTCGCTGAGGACGGGTCGCCGCTCGGACTGATTTTCGCCGCGACGGTCGTCGGCGGTGCGCTCGTCGGCGCGCTCGCGGTCGATCTGTTCGGCTTCGCCGGCCCGCAGGCGTGGGTCGACTGGCAGTTCCTCACGAGCGCCCACAGCGGGACCGCCGAGAACGCGGGACTGTATCCGGCGATCGGGGGGTCGATCCTCCTGATGTCGACCGTTGCGGCGCTCTCGTTCCCGCTGGGCGTCGGCGCGGCGGTTTACCTCGAGGAGTACGCCCCGGACAACGCCCTCACCCGCTTCGTCGACGTCAACATCTCGAACCTCGCGGGCGTCCCCTCGGTCGTGTACGGGCTGCTCGGGCTCGGGATCTTCGTGACCTACCTCGGCCAGTCCGCCGGAACGGTCCTCGTCGGCGGCGCGACGCTGGCGCTTCTCATTCTCCCGATCGTGATCATCTCCTCGCGTGAGGCGATCCGATCGGTCCCGTCGGATATGCGGCAGGCGTCCTACGGGATGGGTGCGACGCGCTGGCAGACGGTCAAGAAGGTCGTCCTCCCCGAGGCCTTCCCCGGGATCCTGACGGGGACGATCCTCGCGCTCGGCCGGGCGATCGGCGAGACCGCGCCGCTCATTATGATCGGCGCGCCGAACGTCGTGTTCGCGCTCCCCGACGCGCTCGGGGCGAAGGTGAGCGCGATGCCGCTGCAGGTGTACGCGTGGTCGGGGCTCTTCGCCAGCGAGGACTTCTACACGAAAGCGGTACCCGCGGGAGTCGTAGTGCTTCTCGCCGTCTTACTGGCGATGAATTCGGTCGCGATCGTGCTCCGGAACAAGTTTGAACGCACAGGATGA
- the pstB gene encoding phosphate ABC transporter ATP-binding protein PstB, which produces MSEQNRDEQRDGDAGSPDPTDDEMLIQTDVSESVDQTGASFDRETVVSARDINVWYGDDQALQNISMDIPEQSVTAMVGPSGCGKSTFLRCINRMNDLIDSARVEGDLYLRGKNVYDDDVDPVALRRRVGMVFQKPNPFPKSIRDNVTYGLQIQDKGGDYDEIVEESLKRAALWDEVKDQLDESGLELSGGQQQRLCIARAIAPDPEVLLMDEPASALDPVATSQIEDLIEELAEEYTVVIVTHNMQQAARISDQTAVFLTGGELVEFDDTQKIFENPESQRVEDYITGKFG; this is translated from the coding sequence ATGAGTGAGCAGAACCGAGACGAACAGCGAGACGGTGACGCCGGGTCGCCGGATCCGACAGACGACGAGATGCTGATCCAGACGGACGTCAGCGAGAGCGTCGACCAGACGGGCGCGTCGTTCGACCGCGAGACGGTCGTCAGCGCGAGAGACATCAACGTCTGGTACGGGGACGATCAGGCGTTGCAGAACATCTCGATGGACATTCCCGAGCAGAGCGTCACCGCGATGGTGGGGCCCTCCGGCTGCGGGAAGTCGACGTTCCTCCGCTGTATCAACCGGATGAACGACCTCATCGACAGCGCGCGGGTCGAGGGCGATCTCTACCTCCGCGGGAAGAACGTCTACGATGACGACGTCGACCCGGTCGCGCTGCGTCGCCGCGTCGGAATGGTGTTCCAGAAACCGAACCCGTTCCCGAAATCGATTCGCGACAACGTCACGTATGGGCTACAGATCCAAGACAAGGGCGGCGACTACGACGAGATCGTCGAGGAGTCGCTCAAGCGCGCGGCGCTGTGGGACGAGGTGAAAGACCAACTCGACGAGTCCGGCCTCGAACTCTCCGGCGGGCAGCAGCAGCGACTCTGCATCGCCCGCGCGATCGCTCCGGACCCGGAGGTCCTCTTGATGGACGAGCCGGCGTCGGCGCTCGACCCCGTGGCGACGTCCCAGATCGAAGATCTCATCGAGGAACTCGCCGAGGAGTACACGGTCGTCATCGTGACGCACAACATGCAGCAGGCGGCGCGGATCTCCGATCAGACCGCCGTGTTCCTGACCGGCGGCGAACTCGTCGAGTTCGACGACACCCAGAAGATCTTCGAGAACCCCGAGAGCCAGCGCGTCGAAGACTACATCACCGGGAAGTTTGGGTGA
- the phoU gene encoding phosphate signaling complex protein PhoU, with translation MPRQEYQESLSNLREDVLYMSEVVAERLRLGLDALEQKDRSTAKEVVSGDDEVNQMYLDLEGECVDLIALQQPVASDLRFIAASFKIITDLERIGDLAVNLAQYAMDAERDIFPEVDVQQIGAETLEMLEAAMAAYANEDTDACHAVAERDDDLDAMCEAASSIVVRDLIERDPFGEQNADAEAYLQDISRLLLTVRDLERVGDHAVNIAARSLYMIEDDASLLY, from the coding sequence ATGCCCAGACAAGAGTACCAAGAGTCCCTCTCGAACCTCCGCGAGGACGTCCTCTACATGAGCGAGGTCGTCGCCGAGCGGCTTCGACTCGGACTCGACGCGCTCGAACAGAAGGACCGATCGACGGCCAAGGAAGTCGTCTCCGGCGACGACGAGGTCAATCAGATGTATCTCGACTTGGAGGGCGAGTGCGTCGACCTCATCGCGCTCCAACAGCCCGTCGCCTCCGACCTCCGCTTCATTGCAGCGTCGTTCAAGATCATCACCGACCTCGAACGCATCGGAGATCTCGCGGTGAACCTCGCGCAGTACGCGATGGACGCCGAGCGCGATATCTTCCCCGAGGTCGACGTCCAACAGATCGGCGCGGAGACGCTCGAAATGCTCGAGGCGGCGATGGCCGCCTACGCGAACGAAGATACGGACGCGTGCCACGCGGTCGCTGAGCGCGACGACGACCTCGACGCGATGTGCGAGGCGGCGAGTTCGATCGTCGTCCGCGACCTCATCGAACGGGACCCCTTCGGCGAACAGAACGCCGACGCGGAGGCGTACCTGCAGGACATCTCCAGACTCCTTCTCACGGTGCGGGACCTCGAACGCGTCGGCGACCACGCGGTCAACATCGCCGCGCGGTCGCTGTACATGATCGAGGACGACGCGAGTCTGCTGTACTGA
- a CDS encoding KaiC domain-containing protein, translating into MGGDDADESTDESEEHAESEERSDGVDGEEHADGVDGEEHADGVGSEEPTGTHDVGDRVDGPEKRGDSPENNAAEKRGVESPGGDDGREDDEGPFEQDFATALGNAPEPEGGDFSGETGSGPPPTGGGVDSDAPDFGGFDEGRSGFSERQGEFGEDRGGFDEDAFDEESFESDLDRLDIGIEGLDKMILGGVPRRSLMVAIGSAGTGKTTFGLQFLNHGLERGDAAVYITLEESHERILATASEKGWDFESYVDDGQLAIVDIDPVEMANSLDSIQNDLPDLIEEFGADRLVLDSVSLLEMMYQRTPKRRSQVFGFARALKRAGITTLLTSEASEDNPYASRFGIVEYLADAVFVMQYVRESDFRETRLAIEIQKIRDANHSRATKPYELTGSGISVYRQANIF; encoded by the coding sequence ATCGGTGGGGACGACGCCGACGAGAGCACTGACGAGTCCGAAGAGCACGCTGAATCCGAAGAGCGATCGGACGGCGTCGATGGCGAGGAACACGCTGACGGCGTCGATGGCGAGGAACACGCTGACGGCGTCGGGAGCGAGGAACCAACCGGCACCCACGACGTCGGTGACCGTGTGGACGGCCCCGAAAAGCGCGGTGACAGCCCGGAGAACAACGCTGCGGAGAAACGCGGTGTAGAGAGCCCGGGCGGTGACGACGGACGGGAGGACGACGAGGGCCCGTTCGAGCAGGATTTCGCGACGGCGCTCGGCAACGCTCCCGAGCCGGAGGGTGGCGACTTCTCCGGCGAAACTGGGTCCGGTCCACCGCCGACCGGTGGTGGCGTCGATTCCGATGCACCCGACTTCGGCGGGTTCGACGAGGGGCGAAGTGGGTTTTCCGAGAGACAGGGTGAATTCGGCGAGGACCGAGGCGGCTTCGACGAAGACGCCTTCGACGAGGAGTCGTTCGAGTCCGACCTCGACCGCTTGGATATCGGCATCGAGGGGCTCGACAAGATGATCCTCGGCGGCGTCCCGCGGCGGTCGTTGATGGTCGCGATCGGATCGGCCGGGACGGGCAAAACGACGTTCGGGCTCCAGTTTCTGAACCACGGGCTCGAACGGGGAGACGCCGCCGTCTACATCACGCTCGAAGAGAGCCACGAGCGGATCCTCGCGACGGCGAGCGAGAAGGGGTGGGACTTCGAGTCGTACGTCGACGACGGCCAGTTGGCCATCGTCGATATCGACCCCGTCGAGATGGCCAACAGCCTCGACAGCATCCAGAACGACCTGCCCGATCTCATCGAGGAGTTCGGTGCGGATCGGCTGGTCTTAGACTCCGTGTCGCTGTTAGAGATGATGTACCAACGAACGCCCAAGCGGCGGAGCCAAGTGTTCGGGTTCGCGCGCGCGCTGAAACGAGCCGGGATCACGACGCTTCTCACCTCCGAGGCCAGCGAGGACAACCCCTACGCCTCGCGGTTCGGGATCGTCGAGTACCTCGCCGACGCCGTGTTCGTCATGCAGTACGTCCGCGAGAGTGACTTCCGGGAGACCCGACTCGCCATCGAGATTCAAAAGATCAGGGACGCGAACCACTCGCGGGCGACGAAACCATACGAACTCACCGGATCGGGAATTTCGGTCTACCGGCAGGCGAACATCTTCTGA
- a CDS encoding NAD(+)/NADH kinase, protein MKVAIVAQWGNDRTAALAGEIRERLVEADVTVWIDAATAAELGVPGHDIDTFDAADLVVSIGGDGTFLFAAHGAGATPILGVNLGEVGFLNAVRPDDAVDAVLAEVRRFREEGELPTRSMPRLAASGDGWTLPPAVNEIVVQGAHRGHGGGASIDVAVDGSPYASGHADGVLISTPTGSTAYNLSEDGPLIHPGVSGIVITGMAAVDGMPPLVVDRDATVSVAVSDTDEAVVVVDGRIRERMEPPTNVTIETAEQPVLMAGPASDFFEALGKLR, encoded by the coding sequence ATGAAGGTGGCCATCGTCGCGCAGTGGGGAAACGACCGGACGGCCGCGCTGGCCGGCGAGATCCGAGAACGGCTGGTCGAGGCGGACGTCACGGTGTGGATCGACGCGGCGACGGCCGCCGAACTGGGCGTCCCCGGCCACGACATCGACACGTTCGACGCCGCCGACCTCGTCGTGAGCATCGGCGGCGACGGCACGTTCCTCTTCGCCGCCCACGGCGCGGGAGCGACGCCGATCCTCGGTGTCAACCTCGGCGAAGTCGGCTTTCTCAACGCCGTCAGACCCGACGACGCGGTCGACGCGGTGTTGGCCGAGGTACGACGGTTTCGCGAGGAGGGCGAGCTTCCGACGCGGTCGATGCCGCGCCTCGCCGCGAGCGGCGACGGGTGGACGCTTCCGCCGGCCGTCAACGAGATCGTGGTGCAGGGCGCACACCGCGGGCACGGCGGCGGGGCGTCAATCGACGTCGCCGTCGACGGGTCGCCGTACGCGAGCGGCCACGCCGACGGCGTGTTGATTTCGACGCCGACCGGAAGCACCGCGTACAATCTCAGCGAGGACGGCCCCCTCATCCACCCCGGCGTCTCTGGTATCGTCATCACCGGAATGGCGGCGGTCGACGGAATGCCGCCGCTGGTCGTCGATCGGGATGCCACGGTTTCGGTCGCCGTTTCGGACACCGACGAGGCCGTCGTCGTCGTCGACGGGCGGATTCGCGAGCGGATGGAGCCACCGACAAACGTGACCATCGAAACCGCGGAGCAACCGGTCCTGATGGCGGGTCCGGCCTCCGATTTCTTCGAGGCGCTCGGTAAACTGCGGTAA